TCGGGTCTTTATGCCCCAGTATGCCACTTAGGGTAATGGCTTCTATGCCTTGCTCTGCAAGTGCAGATACTAAGATATTTCTCATGTAGTGCATAGAGAGAGTATCAAGCTCCAGAAATTTTTTGAGCTGTCGCATCTGCCTATCAATGTTTACAATCTTTTTACCCGTTACTGGACTCTTGAATACTAAGCCTTTTCTATCATCTTTAATGGCTTGTAATGGCTCTATGAGGTAGGGCGGTAACTGATACTTTTGTTGATCGTCTGTTTTGGTATCTTCTATCCAGTAGTAGTTATGTGTAAAGTCTATGTTCTCCCATTTAAGAGAGAGTATCTCTCCCTTACGCCTACCAGTGAAGCCAAAGAGAAATAAAGCCCTGTAGTAGGGGTTATCATGATAATAGGCGTTAATCCCTGCATACACCTTTTTAAAGAGGTCTGTAGCGTTGGTGACTATCTTCTTTTGGCTTGGAACTTTTACCGTTATACCTAAAGAGGGATTATCGCTTAAATACTTGTTTGTGACTGCAAATTTAAAAAGAGGATTAATTACTTCCATAACACTCTTTCGAGTTCGTGGGCTTAGTCCTTGTTTGGCTAATTCATTGAGAATGGCTTG
This DNA window, taken from Sulfurovum lithotrophicum, encodes the following:
- a CDS encoding tyrosine-type recombinase/integrase, whose protein sequence is MAIKLSEFRKSTYKAGGKVIEVPNLYESIKTDPKKGRKYLARFRIDEKIYTKILGYSKKNGTVILSPKDAGKLLNAYKEDLEAGYTSTDKVTLDKLFDLYFETLDTSKQWTHKKKYIYDHYIGASKNDDSTPKKITRKPTEEEQKRQRIFDKKKIGKKKIEKIREMDIQAILNELAKQGLSPRTRKSVMEVINPLFKFAVTNKYLSDNPSLGITVKVPSQKKIVTNATDLFKKVYAGINAYYHDNPYYRALFLFGFTGRRKGEILSLKWENIDFTHNYYWIEDTKTDDQQKYQLPPYLIEPLQAIKDDRKGLVFKSPVTGKKIVNIDRQMRQLKKFLELDTLSMHYMRNILVSALAEQGIEAITLSGILGHKDPNTINKYLSINHHKSSQIGLIKVDEIIEEEIIE